The following proteins are co-located in the Sulfurospirillum deleyianum DSM 6946 genome:
- a CDS encoding divergent polysaccharide deacetylase family protein, with the protein MKKKQSKTNDTLRHKKSKISFKPFLIGLALCFIALGIGIGGYWYVNHSLPFLKHQKAVPTKEESVSTDALMLKMQQMLESEKLRQATLPPLPETNVSKPAPLVESAIVPSKVEENSSLETTQNNEALVQKAPELSEVHEYQQSLKESKSSHKPHTVVRKEYPQGTTPKLAIIIDDVSFPWQTRLMKEIPYKVTPAFFPPTKGHPETVRLSHEFPFAMVHLPLEAKYYSRPEEDTLNTTDSLDVIEKRIKRIKAWFPHIHYYNNHTGGYFTADYAAMDRLIKVMKDHNLSFVDSRTVGNSKAPEVMKKYGMFLYSRDVFLDNSLEKSAIRKQLKEAVFKAKKYGYAIAIGHPHKNTLEVLRDSQVLLEGVEMVYLKEL; encoded by the coding sequence ATGAAAAAAAAGCAAAGTAAGACAAATGATACTTTGCGACATAAAAAAAGTAAAATCAGTTTCAAGCCTTTTTTGATAGGACTGGCTCTTTGTTTCATCGCTCTAGGTATAGGCATCGGTGGCTACTGGTATGTCAATCATTCTTTGCCGTTTTTAAAACATCAAAAAGCTGTTCCAACCAAAGAAGAATCTGTTTCGACGGATGCTTTGATGCTAAAAATGCAGCAAATGCTTGAAAGTGAAAAGTTGCGTCAAGCAACCCTTCCTCCACTTCCTGAGACAAATGTATCCAAACCAGCTCCTCTTGTGGAAAGTGCCATTGTGCCCTCCAAAGTAGAAGAGAATAGCAGTCTAGAGACGACTCAAAACAACGAGGCTTTGGTTCAAAAAGCACCTGAACTTTCAGAAGTACATGAGTATCAGCAAAGCCTTAAAGAGAGTAAATCTTCGCATAAGCCACATACGGTGGTTCGTAAAGAGTATCCTCAGGGCACAACGCCAAAACTAGCGATTATTATTGACGATGTCTCTTTCCCATGGCAAACACGTTTGATGAAAGAGATTCCTTATAAAGTAACGCCTGCTTTTTTCCCTCCGACTAAAGGTCATCCTGAAACAGTACGACTCTCGCATGAATTTCCTTTTGCGATGGTGCATCTTCCCTTAGAAGCAAAGTATTACTCTCGTCCTGAAGAGGATACCTTAAATACAACAGATTCTTTGGATGTGATTGAGAAGAGAATCAAACGTATTAAAGCGTGGTTCCCACATATTCATTATTACAACAATCATACCGGTGGATATTTTACGGCTGATTATGCCGCTATGGATCGTTTAATTAAAGTTATGAAAGATCACAATCTTAGTTTTGTGGACAGTCGTACGGTCGGCAATTCAAAAGCGCCAGAAGTGATGAAAAAATATGGAATGTTTTTGTATTCACGGGACGTTTTTTTAGATAACTCCTTGGAAAAAAGTGCGATTCGAAAACAGTTAAAAGAAGCTGTGTTTAAAGCAAAAAAATATGGTTATGCGATTGCCATTGGGCATCCTCATAAAAATACCCTCGAGGTTTTACGTGATTCACAAGTGCTTTTAGAGGGTGTAGAAATGGTTTATCTCAAAGAGTTATAA
- a CDS encoding DNA-processing protein DprA, with product MIQTIDFHILACEQMKVYPSPLYYRGNVALLQRPKISIVGTRHPILYTKTVTQRLARQLAMSGVCLVSGGAQGVDGLVHSAAGFSNTIMVAGTGLDRRYPAIHAKMIEGIENEGLVLSQFEAGHPSTKWNFPKRNELVVALGDALVVMQADLNSGSMHSVTFALKMKKPIYVLPHRLGESEGTAMLLEKGLAKPLYNIDAFVAQFSPLDVTCNDDFLVYVDTHPLYHEAVEKFPEKVFEYECLGTISVENGRLKRT from the coding sequence ATGATTCAAACCATAGATTTTCACATTCTAGCGTGTGAACAGATGAAAGTCTATCCGAGTCCTCTTTATTATCGTGGCAATGTAGCGCTCCTTCAACGCCCCAAAATTTCGATTGTAGGGACACGCCATCCTATCTTGTACACCAAAACAGTAACACAGCGTCTAGCGAGGCAACTTGCTATGTCAGGAGTTTGTCTTGTAAGCGGAGGAGCGCAGGGCGTGGATGGTTTGGTGCATAGTGCTGCTGGTTTTTCCAATACCATTATGGTCGCAGGTACAGGACTAGATAGACGCTATCCTGCAATCCATGCAAAGATGATTGAGGGGATTGAAAACGAGGGGTTGGTGCTGAGTCAGTTTGAGGCAGGACACCCTTCAACCAAATGGAACTTTCCTAAACGTAATGAGTTAGTGGTTGCGCTAGGCGATGCGCTAGTCGTGATGCAAGCAGATTTGAACAGTGGTAGTATGCACAGTGTCACGTTTGCACTCAAAATGAAGAAGCCTATCTATGTTTTACCCCATCGTTTAGGAGAGTCTGAGGGAACAGCGATGTTGCTTGAAAAAGGCTTGGCTAAACCGTTGTATAACATAGATGCGTTTGTTGCGCAATTTAGTCCTTTAGACGTTACATGTAACGATGATTTTTTGGTTTATGTTGATACCCATCCTTTGTATCATGAAGCTGTGGAAAAATTTCCAGAAAAAGTGTTTGAATATGAATGTTTGGGAACAATTAGTGTTGAAAATGGGCGCTTAAAGCGTACCTAG
- a CDS encoding sulfite exporter TauE/SafE family protein — translation MGVEWVIAFLVLGCVVGFMAGLLGIGGGGIMVPVLTSIFLAQGIPVEQVVHMALGTSMASIVITSFSSMRAHHQKGAVLWNVVKMMAGGVVLGTFAATFLAASMKSSHLALFFALFMAYVSIQMALDKKPKPTRSLSTPPYLFGAGSFIGIISALVSIGGGSLTVPYLVWQNVDLKKAIATSAAIGFPLSIAGTVGYIVNGMFQGSHGVEMMAGFVYLPAVILISLMSYFTAPLGAKMAHRLPVGKLKKIFALLLMILSFKMLTSVL, via the coding sequence ATGGGCGTAGAGTGGGTCATCGCATTTTTAGTTTTGGGATGTGTGGTAGGATTTATGGCGGGGCTTCTTGGCATTGGTGGAGGAGGCATTATGGTGCCGGTGTTAACATCTATCTTTTTAGCACAAGGGATTCCTGTGGAACAAGTGGTGCATATGGCGCTTGGAACATCAATGGCTTCTATTGTGATTACCTCTTTTTCCAGTATGAGAGCCCATCATCAAAAAGGGGCGGTTTTATGGAATGTAGTAAAAATGATGGCGGGTGGTGTTGTCTTAGGAACGTTTGCCGCAACTTTTTTAGCCGCTTCTATGAAATCATCACATCTAGCGCTTTTCTTTGCTCTCTTTATGGCGTACGTTTCTATTCAGATGGCGCTTGATAAAAAGCCAAAACCCACACGTTCTCTCTCAACCCCTCCGTATCTGTTTGGTGCTGGTTCTTTCATTGGGATAATTTCAGCGTTGGTTTCTATTGGAGGAGGTTCTTTAACTGTGCCTTATTTGGTGTGGCAAAATGTGGATTTAAAAAAAGCGATAGCGACTTCAGCTGCGATTGGTTTTCCTCTTTCGATTGCGGGGACGGTGGGGTACATCGTGAATGGAATGTTTCAAGGCTCTCATGGTGTAGAAATGATGGCAGGGTTTGTCTATTTGCCTGCGGTGATATTAATCTCTCTTATGAGCTATTTTACCGCACCACTAGGCGCTAAAATGGCACATCGTTTACCTGTTGGCAAACTCAAAAAAATCTTTGCACTCTTGTTGATGATTCTTAGTTTTAAAATGCTAACATCTGTTCTTTAA
- the ruvX gene encoding Holliday junction resolvase RuvX yields MKKIASLDVGLKRIGVALCLASGIVTPQEAILRKNRDQAAREVDAFLTEWEIELLVVGLPKGGSSEEEMKRRITHFVSLLAFSGEVVYQDEYGSSLEAKEMMQGIMRQKRDGKIDSIAAKVILERYLDTQKASYG; encoded by the coding sequence ATGAAAAAAATAGCGAGTTTGGATGTGGGATTGAAGCGTATTGGTGTTGCGCTGTGCCTAGCCTCAGGTATTGTCACACCACAAGAGGCGATATTGCGTAAAAATCGTGACCAAGCCGCACGAGAGGTCGATGCGTTTTTAACAGAGTGGGAGATTGAGCTTTTGGTGGTAGGGCTTCCTAAGGGCGGGAGTAGTGAAGAAGAAATGAAGCGTCGCATTACGCATTTTGTAAGCCTTCTTGCCTTCAGCGGTGAAGTGGTCTATCAAGATGAGTATGGCTCTAGTCTTGAAGCCAAAGAGATGATGCAAGGCATTATGCGTCAGAAACGAGATGGCAAGATAGACTCTATAGCGGCAAAAGTGATTTTAGAGCGTTATTTGGATACACAAAAGGCATCTTATGGTTGA
- a CDS encoding trimeric intracellular cation channel family protein: protein MVELMVAEIIGTVAFALSGFYVAIKEKLDLLGIFIASFLTALGGGLVRDTLADRVPYTFTNLMPTLLVLGVVFFSILLKLHRKNEIEKTFYFIVSDTLGLVSFSISGALIGLQAEFNFFGVVLLALITAVGGGVVRDILLNRVPLLLTSEFYGTVSLLVGAILYLFAQFHISGYIPLMVLFAFGVGLRLLAYYKQWNLPKIG, encoded by the coding sequence ATGGTTGAACTGATGGTGGCTGAAATTATAGGAACGGTAGCGTTTGCCCTCAGTGGTTTTTACGTGGCGATTAAAGAGAAGCTTGATTTATTGGGTATTTTTATTGCCTCGTTTTTAACAGCACTGGGAGGTGGTTTAGTGAGGGATACCCTAGCAGATAGAGTCCCGTATACTTTTACAAATCTGATGCCCACGCTTTTGGTTTTAGGGGTTGTTTTTTTTAGTATTTTATTGAAGTTACACCGTAAAAATGAGATTGAAAAAACGTTTTATTTTATTGTGAGTGATACCCTAGGGTTGGTTTCTTTTTCCATCTCAGGAGCTTTGATAGGCTTGCAAGCGGAGTTTAACTTTTTTGGTGTGGTATTGTTGGCTTTGATTACCGCCGTAGGTGGTGGTGTGGTGAGAGACATTTTATTGAACCGTGTTCCTCTTCTTTTGACCAGTGAATTTTATGGCACAGTTTCACTTTTAGTGGGGGCGATTTTATACCTTTTTGCGCAATTTCATATTAGTGGGTATATTCCCTTAATGGTACTCTTTGCGTTTGGTGTGGGGTTACGCTTGTTGGCGTATTATAAGCAGTGGAATTTACCTAAAATTGGGTAA
- a CDS encoding aspartate aminotransferase family protein: MDFETMDKTYVLQTYARNYVNFKHGVNATLFDDKGKDYIDFTSGIGVVSVGHGNQRLADAISDQARHLIHTSNIYLIEPQAKLAKKIHELTGFDVAVFFGNSGAEANEGAIKLARKYGEKKFAKKRYKVLTLEHSFHGRTITTVKATGQEKFQQSAFAPYPEGFSYKKAIEDLYQSIDDETVAVMIELVQGEGGVKAFPKEDIQALAKFLKEKEILLIVDEVQTGIFRSGEFLATSLYEIEPDIITLAKGLAGGVPIGAVVTKHKDIFEAGDHGSTFGGNFLSTRAGLEALSILDEYKQSGMLDEALIYFDGKLKALACAFPELFTTVEGLGMMRGIRCKNDDILASIIKKGFENGVLVLKAGQSTLRFLPPLTISKEEIDEGFKRLENACQMLG; encoded by the coding sequence ATGGATTTTGAAACAATGGATAAAACATATGTGTTGCAGACGTATGCACGAAATTATGTCAATTTTAAACACGGTGTCAATGCAACACTTTTTGATGATAAAGGAAAAGATTATATTGATTTTACCAGTGGTATTGGGGTTGTTAGTGTTGGACATGGAAATCAAAGACTGGCTGATGCGATTAGCGATCAAGCACGCCACTTGATTCATACGTCTAATATTTATTTGATTGAACCTCAAGCAAAATTAGCGAAAAAAATTCATGAACTTACAGGTTTTGATGTAGCTGTTTTCTTTGGAAATTCAGGGGCTGAAGCGAATGAGGGTGCCATCAAACTTGCGCGAAAATACGGTGAAAAGAAGTTTGCAAAAAAACGTTACAAAGTGCTCACGCTTGAACACTCTTTTCATGGAAGAACCATCACAACGGTGAAAGCCACTGGACAAGAAAAATTCCAACAAAGCGCATTTGCTCCTTATCCTGAGGGATTTTCGTATAAAAAAGCGATTGAAGATTTGTACCAAAGTATTGATGATGAAACCGTTGCGGTGATGATAGAGTTGGTGCAAGGAGAGGGTGGGGTTAAAGCATTCCCTAAAGAAGATATTCAAGCCTTAGCAAAATTTTTAAAAGAAAAAGAGATTTTATTGATTGTGGATGAAGTACAAACGGGGATTTTTAGAAGCGGTGAATTTTTAGCGACCTCTTTGTATGAAATTGAACCTGATATTATTACCCTAGCTAAAGGTTTAGCTGGTGGTGTGCCTATTGGTGCGGTGGTAACTAAACACAAAGATATTTTTGAAGCGGGTGATCATGGCAGCACATTTGGAGGAAATTTTCTCTCAACTCGTGCAGGTTTAGAAGCATTGTCTATTTTGGATGAATACAAACAAAGTGGCATGTTAGATGAGGCTCTCATCTACTTTGATGGTAAATTAAAAGCTTTGGCATGTGCGTTCCCTGAACTCTTTACCACGGTAGAAGGGCTTGGAATGATGCGAGGTATTCGTTGCAAAAACGATGATATCTTAGCTTCGATTATCAAAAAGGGGTTTGAAAATGGTGTGTTGGTGCTTAAAGCAGGACAGAGCACCCTTCGTTTTTTACCACCGCTTACTATTTCTAAAGAAGAGATAGATGAAGGATTTAAGCGCTTAGAAAATGCGTGTCAAATGCTTGGATAA
- a CDS encoding SAM-dependent methyltransferase: MRFSDYMHEWLYGKEGYYTKERTIGKEGDFYTAVSTSMFFGGSIAKRLISTIEEGFLSPNTYVVEIGAHKGYLLADMIQFIYTLQPTLLKSLTFVIVEPFAANAMMQKRYFQESFGEAISLLHVKSLEELCVDEAFFVANEIFDAFPCEVIYNDKMLMVENEKVSFETMDTFTCKKAEAYGVSKGELCLEYEAFATSMARSAKRFEFISFDYGDKEARGDFSLRVYANHQVYPFFGLSDLVEDPLREQKSFVEYFAKSDITYDVTFNHLFKAFEMADIRLHGYMTQMKALVDFGLIELLELFSKHVTSAVYEKEMNRIKPLIDPSFMGERFKMVSFRKGER, from the coding sequence TTGAGATTTAGTGATTATATGCATGAATGGCTCTATGGAAAAGAGGGCTATTACACGAAAGAGCGTACCATCGGAAAAGAGGGCGATTTTTACACGGCGGTGAGTACGAGTATGTTCTTTGGTGGCAGTATCGCAAAGCGTCTGATTTCAACGATTGAAGAGGGCTTTTTAAGTCCCAACACCTATGTCGTTGAAATAGGCGCACACAAAGGTTATTTACTGGCTGATATGATTCAGTTTATCTATACCCTTCAGCCCACACTTCTTAAAAGTTTGACATTTGTCATTGTTGAGCCTTTTGCGGCGAATGCCATGATGCAAAAACGGTACTTTCAAGAATCTTTTGGTGAAGCTATCTCCCTTTTACATGTAAAGAGTTTGGAAGAATTGTGTGTGGATGAAGCGTTTTTTGTTGCCAATGAAATTTTTGATGCATTCCCGTGTGAAGTCATTTATAATGATAAAATGCTTATGGTTGAAAATGAAAAAGTATCCTTTGAAACGATGGATACGTTTACATGTAAAAAGGCAGAAGCATATGGAGTGAGCAAGGGTGAACTCTGCTTAGAATATGAAGCATTTGCCACATCTATGGCAAGAAGTGCGAAGCGTTTTGAGTTTATTAGTTTTGATTATGGAGACAAAGAAGCAAGGGGAGATTTTTCATTGCGGGTGTATGCGAATCATCAGGTCTATCCCTTTTTTGGACTGAGCGATTTGGTGGAAGACCCTTTGCGTGAGCAAAAAAGTTTTGTGGAATATTTTGCTAAGTCTGACATAACGTATGATGTCACCTTTAATCATCTTTTTAAAGCATTTGAAATGGCAGATATAAGGCTTCATGGCTATATGACACAGATGAAAGCTTTGGTTGATTTTGGGTTAATTGAGCTTTTAGAACTTTTTTCTAAACATGTTACTTCTGCCGTGTATGAAAAAGAGATGAATCGGATTAAGCCATTGATCGATCCCTCTTTTATGGGAGAACGCTTTAAAATGGTATCGTTTCGCAAAGGAGAGAGATAA
- the thiS gene encoding sulfur carrier protein ThiS: protein MHFMVNGEKKESDAKTIQTLLDELGIESKVMAAAVNMNVVKKELWESFQLNENDKIEFLQFVGGG, encoded by the coding sequence ATGCACTTTATGGTAAATGGTGAAAAAAAAGAGAGTGATGCAAAAACGATTCAAACTCTTTTAGATGAGTTGGGCATTGAGAGTAAAGTCATGGCAGCAGCGGTCAATATGAATGTTGTCAAAAAAGAGTTATGGGAGAGTTTTCAACTTAACGAAAACGATAAAATTGAGTTTTTGCAGTTTGTGGGTGGAGGTTAA
- the acpS gene encoding holo-ACP synthase, protein MIGVDLVSIERISKLRERFGDKALLKFLSPEEFSLVKSDTTAAGFYAAKEAISKALGIGISEQCGFMDIRLSKNERNAPSFTLSKHLIEAYGIRDMSLSITHDNGFAIAVAIIEGHKKQEPLWH, encoded by the coding sequence ATGATTGGCGTTGATCTTGTCAGTATTGAGCGTATTTCTAAACTTAGGGAGCGTTTTGGAGACAAAGCGCTCTTAAAATTTTTATCTCCTGAAGAGTTTTCTCTTGTTAAAAGTGATACAACAGCAGCTGGATTTTATGCGGCTAAAGAGGCTATCTCAAAAGCACTCGGAATTGGGATTAGTGAGCAGTGTGGCTTTATGGATATTCGACTCTCTAAAAATGAAAGAAACGCACCTTCTTTTACCCTTTCAAAACATCTCATCGAGGCTTATGGCATTCGTGATATGAGCCTCTCTATTACCCATGACAACGGTTTTGCCATTGCGGTTGCTATCATTGAGGGACATAAAAAACAAGAGCCACTGTGGCATTAA
- the fliL gene encoding flagellar basal body-associated protein FliL, whose amino-acid sequence MAGKKPEENDGAVEKKPKGNMVLIIVIVLLVVLLIGGGAAAFLMLGGSHEEEATTSAPQTQDVKTEKKKTPKRSTDHLVVGPMYPLAQFVVNLLSESGNRFLKVAIDLELSDAKLQPEIDHKKSLIRDIIIRTFSSKTFEEISTIKGKDKLKDEVLEKINENLSDGYVKNIYFTDFVVQ is encoded by the coding sequence ATGGCTGGTAAAAAACCTGAAGAAAACGATGGTGCCGTTGAAAAAAAACCCAAAGGCAATATGGTTCTTATCATTGTCATCGTTCTTTTAGTGGTTTTACTCATTGGTGGAGGCGCTGCGGCATTTTTGATGCTAGGAGGCAGCCACGAAGAAGAGGCAACGACATCTGCCCCTCAAACACAAGACGTGAAAACAGAAAAGAAAAAAACACCGAAACGCTCCACGGATCATCTTGTGGTAGGTCCTATGTATCCACTGGCTCAGTTTGTTGTCAATTTACTCAGCGAAAGTGGCAATCGCTTTTTAAAAGTAGCGATTGATTTAGAACTCAGTGATGCCAAATTACAACCTGAAATTGATCATAAAAAATCGTTGATTCGTGATATTATCATTCGTACCTTCTCTTCGAAAACCTTTGAGGAGATTAGCACCATCAAAGGCAAAGATAAGCTCAAAGATGAAGTGCTTGAAAAAATCAATGAAAATCTCTCAGATGGGTATGTTAAAAATATCTATTTTACGGACTTTGTCGTTCAATGA
- the radA gene encoding DNA repair protein RadA — MAKKQILFECQACGHQSAKWLGKCPNCGAWDEYIELSQNQIEVLKEINSKPTSIQGNAIPITEVSFEQIERYSSGDSELDLVLGGGIVQGSLTLIGGSPGVGKSTLLLKIAGNLAREGKKVLYVSGEESSSQIKLRANRVDSNYPTLYLLSEIRLDTIFKELEKHAFEVLIIDSIQTIYSEKISSAPGSVSQVREITFELMRFGKEKNIATFIIGHITKEGSIAGPRVLEHMVDTVLYFEGDSSRELRLLRGFKNRFGTTSEVGIFEMTKVGLVSAKDISKKFFTRGKAQAGSAITVTMEGSRPIVLEVQALVSDSGYPNPKRSATGYELNRLTMLLALLERKLDLPFNQYDVFINIAGGIKISETSADLAIIAAIISSYRNRPISKDTIFIGEVSLIGDVRDIYNLDMRLKEAKSQQFEKAVIPSLPLENLYDLKCYAIDEVSKLIEWM; from the coding sequence ATGGCTAAAAAACAGATTTTATTTGAGTGTCAAGCGTGCGGGCACCAGAGTGCAAAATGGCTTGGAAAATGTCCAAATTGTGGTGCATGGGATGAATATATAGAACTCTCTCAAAACCAAATCGAGGTTTTAAAAGAGATCAACTCCAAACCAACTTCCATTCAAGGTAATGCCATTCCTATCACTGAAGTGAGTTTTGAGCAAATTGAGCGTTACAGCTCGGGCGATAGCGAACTTGATTTAGTACTTGGTGGGGGCATTGTTCAAGGGAGTCTCACACTGATTGGAGGAAGCCCAGGCGTTGGTAAATCAACCCTGCTCCTTAAAATTGCGGGAAACTTAGCCCGTGAAGGTAAAAAAGTACTCTATGTCAGCGGGGAAGAGTCTTCTAGCCAAATCAAACTTCGAGCTAATCGTGTCGATAGCAATTATCCCACCCTCTATCTTCTCTCTGAAATCAGGCTGGATACTATCTTCAAAGAGCTTGAAAAACATGCCTTTGAAGTTTTGATTATTGACTCTATTCAAACCATTTACAGTGAAAAAATCTCCTCTGCCCCAGGCAGTGTCTCACAGGTGCGAGAGATAACTTTTGAGCTGATGCGTTTTGGTAAAGAGAAAAATATTGCTACGTTTATTATTGGGCACATTACCAAAGAAGGGTCTATCGCAGGACCTCGTGTACTTGAACATATGGTCGATACCGTCTTATACTTTGAGGGAGACTCTTCTAGGGAGCTTCGTCTGCTTCGTGGCTTTAAAAACCGTTTTGGAACGACCAGCGAAGTAGGTATTTTTGAGATGACCAAAGTAGGATTGGTGAGTGCCAAAGATATCTCTAAAAAATTCTTCACCAGAGGTAAAGCGCAAGCAGGTTCAGCGATTACCGTGACGATGGAAGGCAGCCGTCCCATTGTTTTGGAAGTACAAGCACTCGTAAGCGATAGTGGCTATCCCAACCCTAAACGCAGTGCCACGGGTTATGAGCTTAACCGCTTGACCATGCTTTTAGCACTATTGGAGCGTAAACTTGACCTTCCTTTTAACCAATACGATGTTTTTATTAACATCGCAGGAGGAATAAAAATCAGCGAAACATCGGCAGATTTAGCCATTATCGCTGCGATTATCAGTTCCTATCGCAACCGTCCTATCAGCAAAGATACGATTTTCATTGGTGAAGTCTCTTTGATTGGGGATGTACGTGATATTTATAACCTTGATATGCGACTCAAAGAAGCTAAATCACAACAGTTTGAAAAAGCTGTTATTCCCTCTTTACCTCTTGAAAATCTTTATGATTTGAAATGCTATGCGATTGATGAAGTCTCAAAATTAATCGAATGGATGTAA
- the ftsY gene encoding signal recognition particle-docking protein FtsY, protein MFSFIKKGLDKTLGAIKEILPEKVEKIDKTLLEEILIESDIPYELVEEIIYYLPPSQTVARADVKRVLQSYFMYENTQKDTPTKPFVELVIGVNGAGKTTTIAKLAHIYKKENQSTLLGAADTFRAAAIEQLKSWAEKIDVGIVYTAQGHDPSAVAYDTISSALAKKIDHVIIDTAGRLHNQVNLSNELKKIVRICDKALLGAPHRKILILDGTQGSSAINQAKAFHEMISIDGIIITKLDGTAKGGSLFGIAKALQLPILYVGVGEGRDDLIAFNPTDYIDTILDSIFTPTNG, encoded by the coding sequence ATGTTTAGTTTTATTAAAAAAGGGCTCGATAAAACCCTGGGAGCCATCAAAGAGATTTTGCCTGAAAAAGTTGAGAAGATTGATAAAACCCTTTTAGAAGAAATTCTCATCGAATCTGATATTCCTTATGAGCTTGTGGAAGAAATTATTTACTACCTTCCTCCTTCTCAAACGGTTGCACGTGCAGATGTAAAACGTGTTCTTCAATCGTATTTTATGTACGAAAACACGCAAAAGGATACACCAACAAAACCATTTGTGGAATTGGTCATTGGTGTCAATGGTGCAGGAAAAACTACAACCATCGCAAAACTCGCACACATCTACAAAAAAGAGAATCAAAGTACTCTTTTAGGTGCTGCAGATACCTTTAGAGCAGCAGCCATTGAGCAGCTAAAAAGTTGGGCAGAGAAGATTGATGTGGGTATTGTTTACACGGCACAAGGGCATGACCCCTCTGCTGTTGCCTATGATACTATCAGCTCCGCACTGGCTAAAAAAATCGATCATGTGATTATTGATACGGCGGGAAGATTACACAATCAAGTGAATCTTTCCAATGAGCTTAAAAAAATTGTCCGTATTTGCGACAAAGCTCTTTTAGGTGCACCCCATCGTAAAATTTTAATTTTAGACGGTACACAGGGCAGTTCTGCCATTAATCAAGCCAAAGCTTTCCATGAGATGATTAGCATTGATGGAATTATTATTACCAAATTAGATGGGACGGCAAAAGGTGGTTCACTTTTTGGAATTGCCAAAGCATTACAACTGCCTATCTTATACGTGGGTGTGGGTGAAGGACGAGATGATTTAATTGCATTTAATCCTACGGATTACATTGACACTATTTTAGATTCTATTTTCACTCCAACAAATGGCTAA
- a CDS encoding TlpA family protein disulfide reductase, translating to MKFWLTLFVSCSILFFHGCSSDKKRKEDDKNISSSQSVIRESVTLQDVNGNAIVATPTEKGFTFSGFENKVVLLNFFTTWCPPCKAEIPHLNNLQEKYKENFVIISVLLEENKSNEELLSFIKFNAIKYTITNGSGNFALAQSVGGVKNIPLMFLYDKAGNYATHYVGAIPEEMIDADIKKVL from the coding sequence ATGAAGTTTTGGCTTACCCTCTTTGTTTCATGTTCTATTCTATTTTTTCATGGATGTTCTTCCGATAAGAAAAGAAAAGAAGACGATAAAAATATCAGTTCTTCTCAAAGTGTTATAAGAGAGAGTGTCACACTTCAAGATGTCAATGGCAATGCTATTGTAGCGACACCCACCGAAAAAGGGTTTACCTTTTCAGGCTTTGAAAACAAGGTAGTCTTACTGAATTTTTTCACAACATGGTGTCCTCCTTGTAAAGCTGAGATTCCTCATCTCAATAACTTACAAGAGAAATATAAAGAAAATTTTGTCATTATCAGTGTCCTTTTGGAAGAGAATAAATCCAATGAAGAACTGCTAAGTTTTATCAAGTTTAACGCTATTAAGTATACGATTACCAATGGTTCAGGAAACTTTGCTTTAGCTCAAAGTGTGGGCGGTGTTAAAAATATTCCACTCATGTTCCTTTATGATAAAGCAGGGAACTACGCTACCCATTATGTTGGTGCCATCCCTGAAGAGATGATAGACGCTGACATTAAGAAAGTACTTTGA